A stretch of Corvus hawaiiensis isolate bCorHaw1 chromosome 8, bCorHaw1.pri.cur, whole genome shotgun sequence DNA encodes these proteins:
- the HHEX gene encoding hematopoietically-expressed homeobox protein HHEX produces MQYQPPGAAPAALGVGVPLYAPTPLLQPAHPTPFYIEDILGRGPAAAPAPHSLPAPPPPTLPSPNSSFTSLVSPYRTPIYEPTPVHPAFSHHLAATYGTGAYAGPLYSFPRAVGDYAHALIRQDPLGKPLLWSPFIQRPLHKRKGGQVRFSNDQTIELEKKFETQKYLSPPERKRLAKMLQLSERQVKTWFQNRRAKWRRLKQENPQATKKEEVEGADSHSDQRPESCQSPEQKGKEVSLDGSQYTPSPASQEDLESDVSDDSDQEVDIEGDKGYYNAAH; encoded by the exons ATGCAGTACCAGCCACCGGGCGCGGCGCCGGCGGCCCTGGGCGTCGGCGTCCCGCTGTACGCGCCCACGCCGCTGCTCCAGCCCGCGCACCCCACGCCCTTCTACATCGAGGACATCCtgggccgcggccccgccgctgccccggccccccactccctgcccgccccgccgccgccaaCGCTGCCGTCGCCCAACTCCTCCTTCACCAGCCTGGTGTCCCCGTACCGGACCCCCATCTACGAGCCGACCCCCGTCCACCCGGCCTTCTCCCACCACCTCGCCGCCACCTATGGCACCGGCGCCTACGCCGGGCCCCTCTACTCCTTCCCCCGCGCCGTCGGCGACTACGCGCACGCCCTGATCCGGCAGGACCCCCTGG GGAAGCCGCTGCTGTGGAGCCCCTTCATCCAGCGGCCGCTGCACAAGAGGAAGGGGGGGCAGGTCCGCTTCTCCAACGACCAGACCATTGAGTTGGAAAAGAAGTTCGAGACGCAGAAATACCTCTCTCCGCCGGAGAGGAAGCGCCTGGCCAAGATGCTGCAGCTCAGCGAGAGGCAG GTGAAAACGTGGTTTCAGAATCGCAGAGCCAAATGGAGGCGTCTAAAGCAG GAGAACCCCCAGGCCACCAAAAAAGAAGAAGTAGAAGGTGCTGACAGTCACAGTGACCAAAGGCCGGAGAGCTGCCAGAGCCCCGAGCAGAAGGGTAAGGAGGTCTCTCTGGATGGCTCACAGTACACcccctcaccagcctcacaggAGGACCTGGAGTCAGATGTCTCTGATGACTCTGATCAAGAAGTGGACATTGAAGGCGATAAAGGCTATTACAATGCTGCCCACTAA